A region of the Arsenicicoccus dermatophilus genome:
GCGCACGACCTCCGCGAGCGCCCGGCCGAGGCTCTCCCCCAGCTCGCCCACGAGCTCGCAGGCCAGCGGGTGGCCGGTCTGGACCAGGTCCAGGATCTCCAGGCTGGTGCCCGCCGAGACCCCCTCGGCGGCCAGCCGCTCCCGGATGGTGTAGCCGCTGACGACCTCGTCCAGGCGCTGCCACCGCCCGTCGGGGCCCGGCAGGGAGAGGACACCGACACCGCCGCGCTCGCCGCGGTAGACCTGGCCGTCCAGGACGAAGGCGCAGGAGATGCCCATGCCGACACGCAGGACGACGGTGTGCTCGCCCCCGTCGATGGCCCGGTGCTCGGCGACGGCCATGAGGTTGACGTCGCGGTCGACGACCTGGACCTGACCACGCACGCAGAGCAGGTCGCTGAACCGCACGCCCTCCCAGGCCGACTCGCGCAGCGGCGCCCCGATCACACCGGCTCGCATGTCGACCGGGCCGGGCACGCCGACGCCGACGGCGAGCACGTCGTCCGGCCCCTTCCCGAGCTGGGCGAGCAGCCGCAGGGAGCGCTCGTCGGCCCAGGCGGCCACGTCTCGGGGTCCGGTGGCCAGCCCGATGGCGGCGGCGTCCTCGGCCAGGAAGGTGCCGCCCAGGTCTGCGATCGCCAGCCGGGTGTAGGCCCCGCCGATGTCGAGCCCCAGCACCAGGCCGTGCGCCTCGTGCAGCCCGAAGATCTCGGCCGGCCGGCCGCCCTCGGAGGCGGCGGTGCCGGTGCTGATCACGAGCCCGGCGCCGATCAGCTCCTCCAGGCGCTTGCCCACCGTCATCCGGGACCACCCCAGGGCGTCGACCAGGTCCTTGCGGGTGGTGGGGCCGAGCTCGCGCAGCACCGCCAGGACCTGTCCGGGGCCGGTCTCGCTGCGCATCATGGCCACATGCTGCCATGTCGCCCCCAATGGTCAGGCCAGGTGGTCCCCGGCCGCGGTCGGGCCAGGTGGTCCGTGGCCTCACCCTCGTGGGA
Encoded here:
- a CDS encoding ROK family transcriptional regulator, with the translated sequence MMRSETGPGQVLAVLRELGPTTRKDLVDALGWSRMTVGKRLEELIGAGLVISTGTAASEGGRPAEIFGLHEAHGLVLGLDIGGAYTRLAIADLGGTFLAEDAAAIGLATGPRDVAAWADERSLRLLAQLGKGPDDVLAVGVGVPGPVDMRAGVIGAPLRESAWEGVRFSDLLCVRGQVQVVDRDVNLMAVAEHRAIDGGEHTVVLRVGMGISCAFVLDGQVYRGERGGVGVLSLPGPDGRWQRLDEVVSGYTIRERLAAEGVSAGTSLEILDLVQTGHPLACELVGELGESLGRALAEVVRLLNPSTVVVGGALSDAGEVLLAPLRRSVAEGAGTYALQTLTIRLSAHGTRAGTTGAVRLAVDALLEPGRVNRQLASGT